From a region of the Enterobacter cancerogenus genome:
- a CDS encoding type VI secretion system protein TssA: protein MNQTYHLTCSDYYQPLMSPIAGSDACGETLDYDPAFILLQSRLQPKLDVEYGNFFEAAEPINWAETERECQTLLQKSKDVRLIIILMRCRLRKVGLAALAEGLEALHALLCAWPDDLHPQLLDEGEFAPMLRANAFAELEDANGLLADLRNQPLPKASGLQITIKEFEKAHQVPREEGALSDTAMAAIIHEWQLNARDSLFPLTQAYGFLMEIKSMLADTLGHDAPEFAVLGNLLVFFANDFSGVTPAPAVSPPIVEDETPQVQEIAERPVGVAPAAVDLPLAAPPAVAEARRGIDSRADALHRLQEVRSWFAMTEPSSPLVQVLKYAEESIGKSFADLLKMYPPEIVAMLNHEKE from the coding sequence ATGAATCAAACATACCATCTGACCTGTTCCGATTATTACCAGCCCCTGATGTCACCCATCGCGGGCAGCGACGCCTGCGGCGAGACGCTTGATTACGATCCCGCGTTCATCCTGTTGCAGTCCCGGCTCCAGCCCAAGCTGGACGTGGAATACGGCAACTTTTTTGAAGCGGCGGAGCCGATTAACTGGGCCGAAACCGAGCGCGAATGTCAGACCTTGCTGCAAAAAAGCAAAGATGTCCGGCTGATTATTATTCTGATGCGCTGTCGGCTACGTAAAGTCGGCCTCGCCGCCCTGGCGGAAGGGCTGGAAGCGCTGCACGCCTTACTGTGCGCCTGGCCGGACGACCTGCATCCGCAGCTACTTGATGAAGGGGAGTTCGCGCCGATGCTACGCGCTAACGCCTTCGCCGAGCTGGAGGATGCCAACGGCCTGCTCGCTGACCTCCGTAATCAGCCGCTGCCGAAAGCCTCCGGCCTGCAAATCACCATCAAAGAGTTTGAAAAAGCGCATCAGGTTCCCCGTGAAGAGGGTGCGCTGTCGGATACGGCCATGGCCGCCATTATTCATGAATGGCAGCTTAACGCCCGTGACAGCCTCTTCCCGCTTACCCAGGCGTACGGTTTCCTGATGGAGATAAAAAGCATGCTTGCCGACACGCTCGGGCACGATGCGCCTGAATTTGCCGTACTCGGTAATCTGCTGGTCTTTTTCGCTAACGATTTCAGCGGGGTAACACCTGCCCCGGCTGTTTCGCCCCCCATCGTGGAGGATGAAACGCCGCAGGTACAGGAGATCGCGGAGCGTCCCGTCGGCGTGGCGCCCGCGGCGGTAGACCTTCCCCTCGCCGCGCCGCCTGCCGTCGCGGAGGCGCGCCGGGGTATCGACAGCCGCGCCGATGCGCTGCACCGCTTACAGGAAGTCCGCAGCTGGTTTGCGATGACCGAACCCAGTAGCCCGCTTGTTCAGGTGTTGAAGTACGCAGAAGAGAGCATCGGCAAAAGCTTTGCCGACCTCTTAAAAATGTATCCCCCTGAGATAGTCGCCATGCTGAATCACGAGAAGGAATAA
- the tssH gene encoding type VI secretion system ATPase TssH codes for MAITRKNLFGKLNVSLFKSVESATTLCKLRGNPYVELIHWLNQIYQQQDSDIRHIVRHFELDAEMLERDFAQALTRLPAGASSISDFSYHIELAIERAWIFASLECQNTSIRSGHLLMALLTTMELRRALFGISSVFEKIPLEQLSKDLGYIIRDSAEESEAGGAMVSAEAGVPGEASNAMGSTQSGGLAQYSTDLTALAREGKIDPVLGRDKEINTMIDILLRRRQNNPLLTGEAGVGKTAVVEGLALALAAGEVPPALQKVRLLTLDVTALSAGASMKGEFEARLKAVLEDAAKSVDPVILFIDEVHTLVGAGGNAGTGDAANLMKPMLARGQLRTIGATTWSEFKRHIEKDPALTRRFQVLQVDEPSEDLAIAMLRGLLPVLEKHHGVWVMDEAIRAAVRLSHRYIPARQLPDKAISLLDTACARVAVAQHAPPTELQLLKFRQQSAKAELSMLEKAIGFGKEDDTRLQPIQRTIDDHAEEATVLERRWTQECELVAAIIDTRQQLLAATVEDPQMPEAEKISYLQSRLNELEETLSKIRGEKALVQTEVNASIVAAIVADWTGIPVGQVLKDDVSAVMELPQRLAEKVIGQTYALTCLSQSIQTARAGLADPQKPFGVFMLVGPSGVGKTETALAIADQLYGGKQNLITINMSEYQEAHTVSSLKGSPPGYVGYGEGGVLTEAVRRKPYSVILLDEVEKAHSDVHELFFQVFDKGSMEDGEGRQIDFRNTVILLTSNAGSDIISSACADPQTMPDEEGLLKLLQPALLKVFPAAFLGRVTVIPYLPLATDSLQHIVRIHLNRIAERAKAQHDMALTFSDELVQHVVEQCPVAETGARMLIRFIEKNILPKIGSALLNQVDKSAKNKTIAMQCILSEEKEIDVVMQVEEKLNI; via the coding sequence GTGGCGATTACGAGAAAAAACCTATTCGGAAAACTAAATGTAAGCCTGTTTAAAAGCGTGGAGAGTGCCACTACGCTGTGTAAATTACGCGGTAATCCTTACGTTGAATTGATCCACTGGTTAAATCAGATTTATCAGCAGCAGGATAGCGATATACGTCATATTGTACGGCATTTTGAACTTGATGCTGAAATGCTCGAACGTGATTTTGCTCAGGCATTAACGCGCCTGCCGGCGGGAGCCAGCTCAATTTCCGATTTTTCATATCATATTGAACTGGCCATCGAGCGGGCCTGGATATTTGCCAGCCTGGAGTGTCAAAACACCAGTATTCGTAGCGGCCATTTGCTGATGGCGCTGTTGACCACCATGGAACTACGCCGCGCGCTTTTCGGGATTTCATCCGTATTTGAAAAAATTCCGCTGGAGCAGCTGAGCAAAGATCTTGGCTACATTATTCGCGACTCTGCGGAAGAGAGCGAAGCGGGTGGGGCAATGGTTTCCGCCGAAGCAGGCGTACCGGGTGAAGCCAGCAACGCCATGGGCAGTACGCAGAGCGGCGGACTGGCGCAATATTCGACCGATCTGACCGCGCTGGCGCGTGAAGGCAAAATTGATCCGGTGCTGGGGCGGGATAAAGAGATCAACACCATGATCGATATTCTGCTGCGTCGTCGACAGAATAACCCGCTGCTCACCGGGGAAGCAGGGGTAGGGAAAACGGCCGTCGTGGAAGGCCTGGCGCTGGCATTAGCCGCCGGAGAAGTCCCGCCCGCGCTGCAAAAGGTTCGCCTGCTGACGCTGGATGTGACCGCGCTTTCCGCCGGAGCCAGCATGAAGGGCGAATTTGAGGCGCGTTTAAAAGCGGTGCTGGAAGACGCCGCCAAATCAGTTGATCCGGTGATTCTTTTCATTGATGAGGTGCATACGCTGGTTGGCGCGGGCGGCAATGCCGGCACCGGAGACGCCGCTAACCTGATGAAGCCGATGCTGGCCCGCGGGCAGCTGCGCACCATCGGCGCGACAACCTGGAGCGAGTTTAAGCGCCACATCGAAAAAGATCCGGCGCTGACGCGACGCTTCCAGGTGCTTCAGGTAGACGAACCCTCTGAAGATCTGGCTATCGCCATGCTGCGCGGCCTGCTGCCGGTGCTGGAAAAACACCACGGCGTCTGGGTAATGGATGAGGCGATCCGCGCCGCCGTGCGTTTATCTCATCGTTATATTCCGGCCCGACAGTTGCCCGATAAAGCGATCAGCCTGCTGGATACGGCCTGCGCCAGGGTTGCCGTGGCGCAGCACGCGCCGCCAACCGAGCTACAGCTGTTGAAGTTCCGTCAGCAGTCGGCGAAGGCTGAACTGTCCATGCTCGAAAAAGCGATTGGCTTTGGCAAAGAGGACGATACACGTCTTCAGCCGATCCAGCGCACCATCGACGACCATGCTGAAGAAGCGACGGTGCTGGAACGGCGCTGGACGCAGGAGTGCGAACTGGTGGCGGCCATTATCGATACCCGCCAGCAACTGCTTGCCGCCACGGTGGAAGATCCGCAGATGCCGGAAGCGGAAAAAATCAGTTACCTGCAGTCTCGTTTGAATGAGCTGGAGGAGACGCTGAGCAAGATCCGCGGCGAAAAGGCGCTGGTGCAGACGGAAGTGAACGCCAGCATCGTGGCGGCGATCGTGGCGGACTGGACCGGCATCCCGGTAGGCCAGGTATTGAAAGACGATGTCAGCGCCGTCATGGAGCTGCCGCAGCGTCTGGCGGAAAAAGTCATTGGTCAAACGTATGCGTTAACCTGCCTGAGCCAGAGTATTCAGACCGCGCGCGCCGGGCTTGCCGATCCGCAAAAACCTTTTGGCGTGTTCATGCTGGTTGGCCCTTCCGGGGTCGGGAAAACGGAAACCGCGCTGGCGATTGCCGACCAGCTGTATGGCGGCAAGCAGAATCTGATCACCATTAATATGAGTGAATATCAGGAAGCGCATACGGTTTCATCGCTGAAAGGATCGCCGCCGGGTTATGTGGGGTATGGCGAAGGTGGCGTATTAACCGAAGCGGTACGTCGTAAGCCTTATAGCGTTATTTTGCTGGATGAAGTGGAAAAAGCGCACTCCGATGTGCATGAGCTGTTTTTCCAGGTATTTGATAAAGGGTCGATGGAAGACGGTGAAGGGCGGCAGATTGATTTTCGCAATACCGTTATTTTGCTGACCAGTAACGCTGGCAGCGACATTATTAGCAGCGCCTGCGCTGACCCGCAAACCATGCCTGATGAAGAAGGTTTGTTGAAATTATTGCAGCCCGCATTGCTGAAGGTCTTCCCGGCAGCGTTTTTAGGCCGCGTGACCGTTATACCTTATTTACCGCTGGCGACGGATTCACTCCAGCATATTGTCAGAATTCATTTGAACCGTATCGCTGAGCGAGCGAAAGCGCAGCATGACATGGCGCTTACCTTTAGCGACGAACTGGTTCAGCACGTTGTTGAACAGTGTCCGGTTGCTGAAACCGGTGCCAGGATGCTGATCCGCTTTATTGAGAAAAATATTTTACCAAAGATTGGCAGTGCACTTTTAAACCAGGTCGACAAATCGGCAAAAAATAAAACAATAGCCATGCAGTGTATTTTATCTGAAGAAAAGGAAATTGATGTTGTGATGCAAGTGGAGGAAAAGCTAAACATTTAA
- a CDS encoding fimbrial biogenesis chaperone has protein sequence MKFQRAILLNAFLFFSLAAQVAVAGMTISGTRVIFPGSEKEQTVRTNNKNNTPTLVQVWVDDGNKNTDINNIKVPFTATPPVYRVEPGKGQSVRLIYNGMPLPQDRESVFWFNMLEIPPMNEKAKDTDRLELAFRTRIKIFYRPTALKSSSANEFEKLRWEIISPTRGIKVSNPTPYYFSFDSAIAYSGNTQYPLATDMIPPFGSKEFVLANKNKAPATIGSVEVRLINDYGGVVKYQLAHSTGNTLSIKKQ, from the coding sequence ATGAAATTTCAACGTGCAATATTATTAAATGCTTTTCTCTTTTTTTCTCTGGCAGCTCAGGTTGCCGTTGCCGGGATGACCATATCCGGTACGCGGGTGATTTTTCCCGGTTCTGAAAAAGAGCAGACGGTAAGAACGAATAATAAAAATAATACACCGACACTGGTTCAGGTCTGGGTTGATGATGGTAATAAAAATACTGACATTAATAATATTAAGGTGCCATTTACCGCCACACCGCCCGTTTATCGCGTAGAGCCAGGCAAAGGGCAGAGTGTACGTCTTATTTATAATGGTATGCCATTGCCGCAGGATCGGGAGTCGGTGTTCTGGTTTAATATGCTGGAAATTCCGCCGATGAATGAAAAGGCGAAAGACACCGATCGTCTGGAGCTGGCATTCAGAACCCGTATTAAAATATTTTATCGCCCGACCGCGTTAAAAAGTAGCAGTGCCAATGAATTTGAAAAACTGCGCTGGGAAATCATCAGCCCGACCCGGGGTATTAAAGTGAGCAATCCAACGCCTTACTATTTTTCATTTGATTCGGCAATCGCCTATTCAGGGAACACTCAATATCCCCTGGCGACGGATATGATCCCGCCGTTTGGCAGTAAAGAATTTGTCCTGGCAAATAAAAATAAAGCGCCGGCAACGATCGGCAGCGTTGAAGTCCGCCTGATTAACGATTACGGCGGCGTCGTTAAATATCAGTTGGCTCATTCAACAGGTAACACCCTGTCAATAAAGAAACAATAA
- a CDS encoding fimbrial protein encodes MSTFKMTLCALAMATVSTSALAATQGTVTFNGELITSTCEIAADSVDRQVQLPTVAIQTLAKSGDTAGSKGFDLNVENCPTGITQVAAHFEAVGSSGVDSATGNLTNQFTADANNPAAGNVQVRLYNSDENQLKLGETGAPATVTNGSATMRYYGGYYATGATSVGKVYAQAAYTIAYP; translated from the coding sequence ATGTCTACTTTCAAAATGACATTATGCGCGCTGGCAATGGCGACAGTATCTACTTCTGCGCTGGCTGCCACGCAGGGTACCGTAACGTTTAACGGTGAACTTATTACCAGCACCTGCGAAATTGCCGCGGACTCTGTTGACCGTCAGGTACAACTGCCGACGGTAGCGATTCAGACCCTGGCCAAGTCAGGCGACACTGCTGGTTCTAAAGGCTTTGACCTGAATGTTGAAAATTGCCCTACCGGTATTACTCAGGTAGCCGCGCACTTTGAAGCGGTCGGCAGCTCTGGCGTTGACAGCGCAACCGGTAACCTGACTAACCAGTTCACGGCAGATGCAAACAACCCTGCGGCCGGGAACGTACAGGTACGTCTGTATAACTCCGACGAGAATCAGCTGAAACTGGGTGAAACCGGCGCGCCTGCTACCGTGACTAACGGTTCAGCAACCATGCGTTACTACGGTGGTTACTACGCAACGGGCGCGACCTCTGTTGGTAAGGTTTACGCGCAGGCGGCTTATACCATCGCGTATCCGTAA
- a CDS encoding GlcNAc-transferase family protein — protein MDTPATIFISIASYRDPELIPTLQDMLRHAAHPENLHLSVCWQDDENLSLFEQQGMTPEGRRIVAGQEVFAFRYRQARIDIISVHYFASQGACWARSMAETLFEQEAYFLQIDSHCRFIPGWDDEMIAMLRQVEQKSARPILSSYPPPYSPGEDEEASKKRYVSRLIFREFNPQGIPMLSSTPFTATEPVRGSYLAGGFIFTRGDFVSTVPNDPQIFFAGEEIAMAVRAFTHGYDIYHPHKPLLWHYYQRKEHNKVWGDHSNEAKAQGAVDKAWWERDNVSKKRVRTVLGLESEDAASLAPYTTGSARSLRAFEYQTGICLQRGTVLPEVMSAEKINFFPTPPDDHAQWLARQYVWYKKNLTLEPAVWRADDKEAETLHLGVYNPQNMLLYKRTLDARELQALHTASPDDNLTLSLEFKTANAAQPSVVRICPWSITSGWGTVTEKTW, from the coding sequence ATGGACACCCCAGCGACAATTTTTATCAGCATCGCCAGCTATCGCGACCCGGAACTCATTCCAACGCTACAGGATATGCTGCGCCATGCCGCTCACCCGGAGAATCTGCATCTCTCTGTTTGCTGGCAGGACGACGAAAACCTGTCGCTGTTTGAACAACAGGGCATGACCCCGGAAGGCCGCCGCATCGTTGCGGGTCAGGAGGTATTTGCCTTCCGTTACCGTCAGGCCAGGATTGATATTATCAGCGTGCATTATTTTGCCAGCCAGGGTGCCTGCTGGGCGCGTAGCATGGCGGAAACGCTGTTTGAACAGGAAGCCTATTTCCTGCAAATCGATTCCCACTGCCGCTTTATTCCCGGCTGGGATGACGAAATGATCGCCATGCTGCGCCAGGTAGAGCAGAAAAGCGCGCGCCCCATTCTCTCCTCCTATCCGCCGCCCTATAGCCCCGGCGAAGATGAAGAGGCCAGCAAAAAGCGCTATGTCAGCCGCCTGATATTTCGCGAGTTTAATCCGCAGGGTATTCCTATGCTTAGCTCCACCCCTTTTACGGCAACCGAACCGGTGCGGGGGAGCTATCTCGCAGGGGGATTTATCTTCACCCGTGGTGATTTCGTCAGCACCGTGCCTAACGATCCGCAGATATTTTTCGCTGGCGAAGAGATCGCTATGGCGGTGCGCGCCTTCACCCACGGTTATGATATTTATCATCCGCATAAGCCGCTGCTCTGGCATTACTATCAGCGTAAAGAGCACAACAAAGTCTGGGGCGATCACTCAAACGAGGCCAAAGCGCAGGGCGCGGTGGATAAAGCCTGGTGGGAAAGAGACAACGTCTCGAAAAAACGCGTCCGGACTGTGCTGGGGCTGGAGTCAGAAGACGCCGCAAGCCTGGCGCCTTACACCACAGGATCGGCACGTTCTCTGCGCGCGTTTGAATATCAGACCGGGATCTGCCTGCAAAGGGGCACCGTGCTGCCGGAAGTCATGAGCGCGGAGAAGATCAACTTTTTCCCGACACCGCCCGATGATCACGCGCAGTGGCTTGCCCGCCAGTACGTCTGGTACAAAAAAAACCTCACGCTGGAGCCCGCCGTCTGGCGCGCTGACGACAAAGAGGCGGAAACCCTGCACCTTGGCGTTTATAACCCGCAAAACATGCTGCTCTATAAACGCACGCTCGACGCCCGGGAACTGCAGGCGCTGCATACCGCCTCCCCGGATGACAACCTCACACTCTCGCTCGAATTTAAAACCGCCAACGCCGCGCAGCCTTCTGTCGTGCGGATATGTCCGTGGTCAATAACCTCTGGCTGGGGCACCGTTACGGAGAAAACATGGTGA
- a CDS encoding fimbrial protein produces the protein MLRIAITLCALALTPAASAVCTLARGAPTAVSIPSQVIRINANAPADTSTPIAQFDSNLAGQDIGYDNCNVGTEYGKRVLNLTGQDSSTRIYPTNIPGIGIKLLWSNGSAFGNFPSTSQLTFPGGAQVGTFDYVAASFYRIQFFKTANNLRLSDPNGDTVLPAGDIAYNYLMTANPASYVMKLAIGDIKVISTPTCDVDSAKTIDFNEVTPSLLSAGVTRKLDFNITCKSDYGTYSAIASMMTDTPSSDGSYIRVKDAGGNLDRLGIKITDGAGKAMKLDGSTSEQKTSITSQGPAEFAWNATLFASSKTAPAGGTFNAQAEVIFDIQ, from the coding sequence ATGTTAAGGATCGCCATTACGCTTTGTGCTCTTGCTTTGACGCCCGCCGCTTCCGCCGTTTGTACGCTGGCGCGCGGCGCACCGACTGCGGTTTCCATTCCTTCGCAAGTCATTCGGATTAACGCGAATGCGCCTGCGGACACCTCTACCCCTATCGCCCAGTTCGACAGCAATCTGGCAGGCCAGGATATTGGCTATGACAACTGCAATGTCGGTACCGAGTACGGGAAGCGGGTGCTCAACCTGACGGGACAGGACTCATCAACCCGCATCTATCCGACCAATATACCGGGCATTGGCATTAAGCTGCTGTGGAGTAACGGCAGCGCATTCGGCAACTTCCCGTCAACCAGTCAGTTGACCTTTCCCGGGGGCGCGCAGGTCGGCACGTTTGATTACGTAGCCGCCTCGTTTTACCGCATCCAGTTTTTTAAAACCGCGAACAATTTGCGCCTGAGCGATCCGAACGGCGATACCGTTCTGCCCGCCGGAGATATTGCCTATAACTACCTGATGACGGCCAATCCGGCTTCGTATGTCATGAAGCTCGCCATTGGCGATATCAAAGTTATCAGTACCCCCACCTGCGATGTCGACAGCGCAAAAACGATTGATTTCAACGAAGTGACCCCGTCTTTGCTCAGCGCCGGCGTGACCCGCAAGCTGGATTTCAACATTACCTGCAAAAGCGACTACGGCACCTATTCCGCTATCGCCTCAATGATGACCGACACCCCCTCCTCGGACGGCTCGTACATCCGCGTTAAGGACGCGGGCGGCAACCTGGATCGGCTGGGCATAAAAATCACCGATGGCGCAGGCAAGGCGATGAAGCTGGACGGCAGTACGTCAGAACAAAAAACCAGTATTACCAGCCAGGGCCCCGCCGAATTCGCCTGGAACGCCACGCTGTTCGCCAGCAGTAAAACCGCCCCCGCAGGCGGGACCTTTAACGCCCAGGCGGAAGTCATTTTTGATATTCAGTAA
- the tssF gene encoding type VI secretion system baseplate subunit TssF → MEHNFLDYYNQELTFVREMAREFAERHPKIAGRLGMQGIETADPYVERLIEAFCFLSARTQIKLDAEFPKFTQRLLDIIYPNYNSPTPSMGVVQLQPNLKEGDLTHGYVIPKKSTFYSRLLPGEMTRCEFRNNQDVTLWPLDIAEVRLTSVPPDIPNLEIHRLNHQQLKGALRIKLRLQGDLVFSDLNGLDELPIYIQGDERVVSHTFELLHGRHVAVVVRSGDGEKTQHHVIVNDALKFEGLAPDQSLLPLQWNMFHGHTLIQEYIACRERFYFFSIAKLAAALEGNNTNEVEIIILLNTLPQDLVPHLDASRFLLHCTAVINLFPKRVDRIEVNRALNNFHIVPDRSRPMDYEVFSVDKVFGLQAETSEELTFNPLYQTRHSDTGNFGRYFSIRREVRVKEASHRKYDTRTPYSGTEIFISLVDQQEAPYSEHIRYLLVDAMVTNRDLPRLLTSTGNLELTMSDSVPIHGARFVSSPSAPRSPFAVGEAAWRLIRQLSFNYLPLSEMEHARGGESLRNMLRLFTNSADTETLTQINSLVGCKTEPVVRRLSEEGLLVYGRGVRCSLTVDEEGFSGISPYLFGLVMENYLARHAAINIFTETELHSMQRGLIARWKARPGRRGAL, encoded by the coding sequence GTGGAACACAACTTTCTAGATTACTATAACCAGGAACTGACGTTTGTCAGAGAAATGGCGCGTGAATTTGCTGAGCGGCACCCGAAAATCGCCGGACGACTGGGGATGCAGGGGATAGAAACTGCCGATCCTTACGTAGAGCGTCTGATTGAGGCATTCTGCTTTTTATCTGCCCGAACGCAGATAAAACTCGATGCAGAATTTCCTAAATTCACCCAACGATTACTGGATATCATCTATCCAAACTACAATTCGCCAACGCCGTCGATGGGGGTCGTTCAGCTACAGCCGAATCTAAAAGAAGGCGATTTAACGCACGGCTACGTCATCCCCAAAAAAAGCACGTTTTACAGCCGGTTACTGCCTGGTGAAATGACCCGATGCGAGTTCAGAAATAACCAGGACGTCACGCTGTGGCCACTGGATATTGCAGAAGTGCGGTTAACCTCCGTACCGCCGGATATTCCTAACCTGGAAATCCATCGTCTTAACCACCAGCAGTTGAAAGGCGCACTGCGCATTAAACTGCGTTTACAGGGTGATTTAGTCTTTTCGGATTTGAACGGACTGGATGAGTTGCCCATTTATATTCAGGGCGATGAACGCGTTGTATCCCATACCTTTGAATTGCTTCACGGCAGACATGTGGCGGTAGTAGTCCGTAGCGGAGACGGTGAAAAAACGCAGCATCACGTCATTGTCAACGACGCGTTAAAATTTGAAGGCCTGGCGCCCGACCAGAGCCTGTTGCCCTTACAATGGAATATGTTCCACGGGCACACACTGATCCAGGAATATATTGCCTGCCGCGAGCGATTTTATTTTTTCTCGATCGCCAAACTGGCCGCTGCGCTGGAAGGGAATAATACCAACGAAGTAGAAATCATTATTCTGCTAAACACCTTACCGCAGGATCTGGTGCCACATCTGGACGCTTCGCGCTTTTTACTGCACTGCACCGCGGTCATTAACCTCTTTCCCAAACGCGTAGACCGCATTGAAGTTAACCGTGCGCTGAATAATTTCCACATTGTGCCGGACCGCAGCCGTCCTATGGACTACGAAGTCTTTTCCGTCGATAAAGTCTTTGGCTTGCAGGCGGAAACCAGCGAGGAGCTCACCTTTAATCCGCTGTACCAGACCCGACACAGCGACACCGGGAATTTTGGCCGGTATTTCTCAATCAGACGGGAAGTCAGGGTGAAAGAGGCGAGCCATCGCAAATATGACACCCGCACGCCTTACAGCGGCACGGAGATTTTTATTTCCCTGGTCGATCAACAGGAAGCCCCCTACAGCGAACATATTCGCTATCTGCTGGTTGATGCCATGGTGACCAACCGCGATCTGCCCCGCTTGCTGACCAGTACCGGCAACCTTGAGCTAACCATGTCGGACTCCGTTCCGATTCACGGCGCCCGTTTCGTCAGCTCGCCCAGCGCCCCGCGTTCGCCATTCGCCGTCGGCGAGGCGGCATGGCGGCTTATCCGTCAGCTTAGCTTTAACTATCTGCCTCTCTCCGAGATGGAACACGCCCGGGGCGGCGAGTCGCTGCGTAACATGCTGCGCCTGTTTACCAACTCTGCCGATACGGAAACCCTAACCCAGATTAACAGCCTGGTCGGGTGTAAAACCGAGCCGGTGGTGCGTCGCCTGTCAGAAGAGGGGCTACTGGTTTACGGGCGCGGCGTACGTTGCAGTTTAACCGTTGATGAAGAGGGTTTCTCCGGCATCAGCCCGTACCTCTTTGGCCTGGTGATGGAAAACTACCTGGCGCGGCACGCAGCGATCAATATCTTTACCGAAACCGAGCTGCACTCCATGCAGCGCGGCTTGATCGCACGCTGGAAGGCGCGTCCCGGCAGACGAGGCGCATTATGA
- the tssG gene encoding type VI secretion system baseplate subunit TssG, with translation MKSVDAWFDDDKPWEAGFISTMRAIAARTPDLPAPGKALLPSQERFRLGQVATMAFAPREIAAISQQDDKIKLQLFGLGIWGAQGAMPLHLSELAYSRYEQHDHTLIDFVDIFHHRALSLFYRAWFLSQDTASLDRQDDERFSFYVGSLIGLDPAELPPDPLPVHTRLASSAHLIREARNPDGLLGAMHYYFGVPVRMEEFELQWIYLERNDQTALGDSHCAGLLGDGAILGNTVLDRQHKFKLLMGPLTLDQYMLFSPWGSDMSVLRELVRSFIGFEYAWDVQLVLAADQVPQARLDGSHQLGYACWLERHSCDDPVFGMSFEPEMYHR, from the coding sequence ATGAAATCCGTCGACGCCTGGTTTGATGACGACAAGCCCTGGGAAGCGGGTTTTATCAGCACGATGCGCGCGATTGCCGCCCGCACGCCTGATCTGCCGGCGCCTGGCAAAGCCCTGCTGCCCTCGCAGGAGCGTTTTCGGCTGGGACAAGTGGCCACCATGGCCTTTGCGCCGCGTGAAATCGCCGCCATCAGCCAGCAGGATGACAAAATCAAACTGCAGCTTTTTGGCCTGGGGATCTGGGGCGCACAGGGCGCGATGCCGCTGCACCTTTCCGAACTGGCTTACTCCCGCTACGAGCAGCACGACCACACGCTGATTGATTTTGTCGATATTTTTCACCACCGCGCGCTTAGCCTGTTTTATCGCGCGTGGTTTTTATCGCAGGACACCGCCTCGCTGGACCGGCAGGACGACGAACGTTTTTCGTTTTACGTCGGCAGCCTGATCGGCCTCGACCCGGCGGAACTCCCTCCCGACCCGCTGCCTGTCCACACCCGGCTGGCCTCTTCCGCCCACCTCATTCGTGAAGCCCGTAACCCGGACGGCCTGCTGGGAGCGATGCACTACTACTTTGGCGTGCCGGTGCGCATGGAAGAGTTTGAGCTGCAATGGATTTACCTGGAGCGCAACGATCAAACCGCGCTCGGCGACAGCCACTGTGCCGGGCTGCTGGGTGACGGGGCGATCCTCGGCAACACCGTGCTGGACAGACAACATAAATTCAAGCTGCTCATGGGGCCGCTGACCCTTGACCAGTACATGCTGTTCAGCCCGTGGGGCAGCGATATGTCGGTGCTGCGTGAACTGGTGCGCAGTTTCATCGGTTTTGAATATGCCTGGGATGTGCAACTGGTGCTGGCTGCCGATCAGGTGCCGCAGGCCCGGCTTGATGGCTCCCACCAGCTGGGTTACGCCTGCTGGCTGGAACGTCATTCTTGTGATGACCCGGTTTTCGGCATGAGCTTCGAACCGGAAATGTATCACCGCTAG